The following are encoded together in the Variovorax sp. PBS-H4 genome:
- the leuC gene encoding 3-isopropylmalate dehydratase large subunit has translation MARTLYDKLWDEHVVHTEEDGTSILYIDRHLVHEVTSPQAFEGLREAGRKLWRISSVVATADHNTPTTHWERGYDGIADPISKEQITTLDSNIREFGAAAFFPFLSKRQGIVHVIGPESGATLPGMTVVCGDSHTSTHGAFGALAHGIGTSEVEHVMATQTLLAKKAKNMLVKVEGKLAPGCTAKDIVLAIIGRIGTAGGTGYTIEFAGSAIRDLSMEGRMTVCNMAIEAGARAGLVGVDEKTIAYIKGRPLAPTGVEWDQAVEYWKTLQSDPGAHFDTAVELDATQIRPQVTWGTSPEMVVPVDGRVPDPDKEKDANKRGAIERALNYMGLEPNKAMNDIFIDKVFIGSCTNSRIEDMREAAAMVKKLGQKVAKNVKLAMVVPGSGMVKEQAEREGLDQIFKAAGFEWREPGCSMCLAMNADRLEPGERCASTSNRNFEGRQGAGGRTHLVSPAMAAAAAVHGHFVDVRQFA, from the coding sequence CTTTGGGACGAACACGTCGTCCACACCGAAGAAGACGGCACCTCGATCCTGTACATCGATCGCCACTTGGTCCACGAGGTGACCAGCCCCCAGGCCTTCGAGGGGTTGCGTGAAGCCGGCCGCAAGCTGTGGCGCATCAGCTCGGTGGTCGCGACTGCCGACCACAACACGCCCACCACGCACTGGGAGCGCGGCTATGACGGCATTGCCGACCCGATCAGCAAGGAGCAGATCACGACCCTGGACAGCAACATCCGGGAGTTCGGCGCCGCTGCCTTCTTCCCCTTCCTGAGCAAGCGCCAGGGCATCGTGCACGTGATCGGACCCGAGTCTGGCGCCACGCTGCCGGGCATGACGGTCGTGTGCGGCGATTCGCACACTTCGACGCACGGCGCATTCGGCGCGTTGGCGCACGGCATCGGCACTAGCGAGGTCGAGCACGTGATGGCCACGCAGACGCTGCTCGCGAAGAAAGCCAAGAACATGCTGGTGAAGGTCGAGGGCAAGCTCGCTCCTGGCTGCACCGCGAAGGACATCGTGCTGGCCATCATCGGCCGCATCGGTACTGCCGGTGGCACGGGCTACACCATCGAGTTCGCCGGCTCGGCCATCCGCGATCTCAGCATGGAAGGCCGCATGACGGTTTGCAACATGGCGATCGAGGCCGGTGCGCGGGCCGGACTGGTAGGGGTGGACGAGAAAACCATCGCCTACATCAAGGGCCGGCCCCTCGCGCCCACCGGCGTCGAATGGGACCAGGCGGTTGAATACTGGAAAACGCTGCAGTCCGATCCGGGCGCGCACTTCGACACGGCGGTCGAGCTCGACGCGACCCAGATCAGGCCCCAGGTCACCTGGGGAACGTCGCCCGAAATGGTGGTGCCGGTGGATGGCCGCGTGCCGGATCCGGACAAGGAGAAAGACGCCAACAAGCGCGGCGCCATCGAGCGGGCCCTGAACTACATGGGCCTGGAGCCGAACAAGGCAATGAACGACATCTTCATCGACAAGGTCTTCATCGGCTCTTGCACCAACAGCCGCATCGAGGACATGCGCGAGGCCGCCGCCATGGTCAAGAAGCTGGGCCAGAAGGTCGCGAAGAACGTCAAGCTCGCGATGGTGGTGCCGGGCTCCGGCATGGTGAAGGAACAGGCCGAGCGCGAGGGCCTCGATCAGATCTTCAAGGCCGCGGGCTTCGAATGGCGCGAGCCCGGCTGTTCGATGTGCCTGGCGATGAACGCCGACCGGCTTGAGCCCGGCGAGCGCTGCGCCTCGACCAGCAATCGCAACTTCGAAGGCCGCCAGGGTGCCGGTGGCCGAACCCATCTCGTGAGCCCGGCCATGGCTGCTGCGGCCGCAGTCCATGGCCATTTCGTCGACGTCCGCCAATTCGCCTGA
- the leuD gene encoding 3-isopropylmalate dehydratase small subunit: MQKFTIHKGLVAPMDRENVDTDAIIPKQFLKSIRKTGFGPNLFDAWRYLDPGEPGQDPTSRKPNPDFVLNQPRYAGASILLARQNFGCGSSREHAPWALDQYGFRAIIAPSYADIFFNNSFKNGLLPIVLSEAHVAQLFDETFAFPGYSLTIDLERQVVVKPDGSEIAFDVQAFRKYCLINGLDDIGLTLRHKDKIQAFEAERLARKPWLAHQLIA; the protein is encoded by the coding sequence ATGCAGAAATTCACCATCCACAAGGGTCTCGTGGCGCCGATGGACCGCGAGAACGTCGACACCGACGCCATCATTCCCAAGCAGTTCCTGAAATCGATCAGGAAGACCGGCTTCGGGCCCAACCTGTTCGACGCCTGGCGCTACCTCGATCCGGGCGAGCCGGGCCAGGATCCGACCTCGCGCAAGCCCAACCCCGACTTCGTGCTCAACCAGCCACGCTATGCAGGCGCATCCATTCTGCTGGCACGCCAGAACTTCGGCTGCGGCTCCTCGCGCGAGCACGCGCCCTGGGCGCTTGACCAGTATGGTTTCCGAGCCATCATCGCGCCGAGCTATGCGGACATTTTCTTCAACAACAGCTTTAAAAACGGGCTGTTGCCGATCGTCCTGTCCGAGGCGCATGTGGCGCAGCTCTTCGACGAGACCTTCGCCTTCCCGGGCTACAGCCTGACCATCGACCTCGAGCGCCAGGTCGTGGTCAAGCCCGATGGCAGCGAGATCGCCTTCGATGTGCAGGCCTTCCGCAAGTACTGCCTGATCAACGGACTTGACGACATCGGACTGACCCTGCGCCACAAGGACAAGATCCAGGCCTTCGAGGCCGAGCGCCTGGCCCGCAAGCCGTGGCTGGCGCACCAACTGATCGCCTGA
- the leuB gene encoding 3-isopropylmalate dehydrogenase, whose product MKIAVLPGDGIGTEIVAEAIRVLDTLDLSIEMETALVGGAAYEAHGHPLPESTLKLAKEADAVLFGAVGDWKYDKLERSLRPEQAILGLRKNLGLFANFRPAICYEQLVDASSLKPELIAGLDILIIRELTGDIYFGQPRGRRTASDGHFPGAEEAFDTMRYSRPEIERIAHVAFQAARKRSKRVTSVDKANVLETFQLWKDVVSEVAKEYPDVALDHMYVDNAAMQLVKAPKKFDVVVTGNMFGDILSDEAAMLTGSIGMLPSASLNASNQGLYEPSHGSAPDIAGKGVANPLATILSAAMMLRFSLNQAEAADRIESAVKHVLAQGLRTADIWSEGTTKVGTREMGDAVVAAITKKTITG is encoded by the coding sequence ATGAAAATTGCAGTTCTTCCCGGTGACGGCATCGGCACCGAAATCGTGGCCGAGGCCATCCGCGTGCTCGACACGCTGGACCTGTCGATCGAGATGGAGACAGCCCTGGTTGGCGGCGCGGCCTACGAAGCCCACGGGCATCCGCTGCCGGAATCCACGCTCAAGCTGGCCAAGGAGGCTGACGCGGTGCTGTTCGGCGCTGTCGGCGACTGGAAATACGACAAACTGGAGCGCTCGCTGCGCCCCGAGCAGGCGATCCTTGGCCTGCGCAAGAACCTGGGTCTGTTCGCCAACTTCCGTCCCGCGATCTGCTACGAGCAACTGGTCGACGCCTCCAGCCTCAAGCCCGAGTTGATCGCGGGCCTGGATATTTTGATCATCCGCGAGCTCACCGGCGACATCTACTTCGGCCAGCCGCGTGGCCGCCGCACCGCCTCAGACGGCCATTTTCCCGGCGCCGAGGAAGCTTTCGACACGATGCGCTACTCACGACCGGAGATCGAGCGCATCGCCCATGTCGCCTTCCAGGCCGCGCGCAAACGCAGCAAGCGGGTGACCAGCGTCGACAAGGCCAACGTGCTCGAGACCTTCCAGCTCTGGAAGGACGTGGTGAGCGAGGTGGCCAAGGAATATCCAGACGTCGCGCTCGACCACATGTACGTGGACAACGCCGCGATGCAGCTGGTCAAGGCCCCCAAGAAGTTCGACGTGGTAGTCACGGGCAACATGTTCGGTGACATCCTCTCCGACGAAGCGGCCATGCTGACCGGCTCGATCGGAATGCTGCCGTCGGCCTCGCTCAATGCCAGCAATCAGGGCCTCTACGAGCCCAGCCACGGCAGCGCTCCCGACATTGCGGGCAAAGGGGTTGCCAATCCTTTGGCTACAATCCTGTCCGCTGCCATGATGCTCCGATTTTCCCTGAACCAAGCCGAGGCTGCCGACCGGATCGAGTCGGCGGTCAAGCACGTACTGGCGCAGGGCCTGCGGACGGCGGACATCTGGTCGGAGGGCACGACCAAAGTCGGCACGCGCGAGATGGGCGACGCCGTCGTGGCAGCCATCACCAAAAAGACGATTACCGGCTAA
- the asd gene encoding aspartate-semialdehyde dehydrogenase, whose translation MANATQPLVGLVGWRGMVGSVLMDRMQAEGDFQLIEPLFFSTSNAGGKAPAMAKNEAVLKDAHDIEALKKCDIVITAQGGDYTSAVFPKLRASGWNGHWIDAASTLRMNDDAVIVLDPVNLPVIQKALAKGGKNWIGGNCTVSCMLMGVGALYKAGLVEWMTSMTYQAASGGGAQHMRELLAQFGSLHAEVHALLDDPKSAILEIDRKVLARQQSLSAGETANFGVPLGGSLIPWIDKDLGDGTSKEEWKAGAETNKILGQGAAFGTAATPVDGFCVRVGAMRCHSQALTFKLKKDVPLADIEALIANDNAWARVVPNTREATIQHLTPVAVTGTMDIPVGRLRKLAMGPEYLGAFTIGDQLLWGAAEPLRRMLRILLDA comes from the coding sequence ATGGCGAACGCAACTCAACCTCTGGTCGGTCTGGTCGGCTGGCGCGGGATGGTCGGCTCGGTCCTGATGGACCGCATGCAGGCTGAAGGCGACTTCCAACTGATCGAGCCTCTGTTCTTCTCAACCTCGAATGCCGGCGGCAAGGCCCCGGCGATGGCGAAGAACGAGGCCGTGCTGAAGGACGCGCACGACATCGAGGCGCTCAAGAAGTGCGACATCGTCATCACGGCTCAGGGCGGCGACTACACCAGCGCAGTCTTCCCCAAGCTGCGCGCGTCAGGCTGGAACGGCCACTGGATCGACGCCGCCTCCACGTTGCGTATGAACGATGACGCCGTCATCGTCCTCGACCCGGTCAACCTGCCGGTCATCCAGAAAGCGCTCGCCAAGGGCGGCAAGAACTGGATCGGCGGCAACTGCACGGTCAGTTGCATGCTGATGGGCGTGGGCGCCCTTTACAAGGCGGGCCTGGTCGAGTGGATGACCAGCATGACCTATCAGGCTGCCTCGGGCGGCGGTGCCCAGCACATGCGGGAACTGCTGGCACAGTTCGGCAGCCTCCACGCCGAGGTGCACGCGCTGCTGGACGACCCGAAGTCGGCCATCCTCGAGATTGATCGCAAGGTACTGGCCCGCCAGCAGTCGCTGAGCGCCGGAGAGACCGCCAACTTCGGCGTGCCTCTGGGCGGCAGCCTCATCCCCTGGATCGACAAGGACCTGGGAGACGGCACCAGCAAGGAAGAATGGAAGGCCGGCGCCGAGACCAACAAGATTCTTGGTCAAGGCGCCGCCTTCGGAACCGCCGCCACGCCGGTTGACGGGTTCTGCGTGCGCGTCGGCGCCATGCGTTGCCACAGCCAGGCGTTGACCTTCAAGCTCAAGAAGGACGTGCCCTTGGCGGATATCGAGGCGCTGATCGCCAACGACAACGCCTGGGCCAGGGTTGTGCCCAACACTCGCGAAGCCACGATCCAGCACCTGACGCCAGTCGCTGTAACCGGCACGATGGACATCCCCGTCGGCCGCTTGCGAAAGCTTGCAATGGGGCCAGAATACCTGGGCGCCTTCACCATCGGCGACCAGTTGCTATGGGGAGCCGCAGAGCCGCTGCGGCGCATGCTGCGGATCCTGCTCGACGCCTAG
- a CDS encoding FimV/HubP family polar landmark protein: MSVDATALALGRLNVQSALGEPLRAEIEVTEIVPAEADGLKVNIASAEAFNAAGVPYNPALADVRASLQRRADGRYVVRLSSNRMLSEPFIDLLIEVNWNSGRVVRDYTVLLDPPRGRTATAAAPIVPIAPQISAAPVPRSAPAVTQAPSRRAPAAAVTAPAAPSESERSVRTGAGEQQVTVRPGDTASKIAGAYKPADVSLDQMLVALLRANPGAFIGGNVNRMKAGAVLDVPGAAQAAAVSGDEAKRTVTAQSRDFGDYRRRLAENAPASQVAQAERQVKGQLQANVEDRNAANAAADKLRVTQGGAGRQTEEQLARTRQAQESSTRVAELSKNIDELNKLQAASGSQPAAAGSTAPAVAPAGAAPSAVAPAAGAPGAAPASGAAAGSPAAPALPTALAPAASAPTTATTVAPAPAAAASAAATAPAPAPVVAAAAGKTPTAAPAPAPGFFDELLANPLILGVAALIALLVGFLLYRVLGRKRREAGESVFLESRIPKDSFFGASGGESVDTKNRGNSVVSSLSYSPSQLDAGDVDPVAEADVYLAYGRDLQAEEILREALRVTPERTAIHLKLLEIHAKRRDLRAYEALASDVHKLTGGTGSDWNRVAEMGKELDPGNPLYEAGGRNVTAAEAAAFAGTLAAATATPAAPAAAPAPAPAVAAPPPAFVPSVAPLDFDLDLSKPPAPTPVSASLPQSQVQVPSQAPRTTVTNGSHSGPTVPNSKPDLHNDFDTAPGFLEPTTVRAPLISNDDMSQPATLRAGLPGDSGFIEFDMSSMAGLRAPADTERGRLEPMAEESGESPHAIKLSLARELKALGDVEGARSLVEEVAADGSGDVKAEAKQLLGQLR, encoded by the coding sequence GTGAGCGTCGATGCTACTGCGCTGGCACTCGGTCGCCTCAATGTGCAGTCAGCGCTGGGCGAGCCGCTGCGGGCCGAGATCGAGGTCACCGAGATCGTGCCGGCCGAAGCCGACGGGCTCAAGGTCAATATCGCCTCCGCCGAGGCCTTCAATGCCGCCGGCGTCCCGTATAACCCGGCGCTGGCCGATGTGAGGGCCAGCCTGCAACGCCGGGCCGACGGGCGGTACGTAGTGCGTCTCTCCAGCAATCGCATGCTGAGCGAGCCCTTCATCGATCTGCTGATCGAGGTCAACTGGAATTCTGGCCGCGTCGTGCGCGATTACACCGTGCTGCTGGATCCACCAAGGGGACGCACCGCCACCGCAGCGGCCCCTATCGTTCCCATCGCCCCGCAAATCAGCGCGGCGCCCGTACCTCGGAGCGCCCCGGCGGTCACGCAGGCGCCTTCGCGCCGCGCGCCCGCCGCTGCTGTAACCGCTCCTGCCGCCCCCTCCGAGAGCGAGCGCAGCGTGCGCACCGGTGCTGGCGAGCAACAGGTCACGGTGCGGCCTGGCGATACCGCGAGCAAGATCGCGGGTGCCTACAAGCCGGCCGACGTATCCCTGGACCAGATGCTGGTCGCCCTGCTGCGGGCCAACCCCGGTGCCTTCATCGGCGGCAACGTCAATCGCATGAAGGCCGGCGCCGTGCTCGACGTGCCGGGTGCGGCGCAGGCGGCCGCTGTTTCCGGCGACGAGGCCAAACGCACCGTGACGGCGCAAAGCCGCGACTTCGGGGACTACCGCCGCCGCCTGGCCGAAAATGCCCCGGCGTCGCAGGTCGCCCAGGCCGAGCGGCAAGTCAAAGGCCAGCTGCAGGCGAACGTCGAGGACCGCAACGCCGCGAACGCCGCCGCCGACAAGCTGCGCGTCACGCAGGGCGGCGCGGGCCGTCAAACCGAGGAGCAACTGGCCCGGACCCGCCAAGCCCAGGAAAGCAGCACTCGCGTCGCCGAGCTGTCGAAGAACATCGATGAACTGAACAAGCTGCAAGCTGCGAGCGGCAGTCAACCGGCAGCCGCCGGAAGCACGGCGCCCGCAGTGGCACCCGCTGGCGCGGCGCCCTCAGCCGTTGCGCCCGCAGCGGGGGCGCCAGGCGCCGCGCCGGCATCCGGTGCTGCAGCCGGGAGTCCGGCGGCGCCCGCCCTGCCAACAGCACTCGCACCTGCCGCGAGTGCGCCCACGACGGCAACCACCGTCGCACCCGCACCCGCGGCAGCCGCTTCCGCCGCGGCAACGGCACCTGCCCCCGCGCCAGTCGTGGCGGCCGCTGCCGGCAAAACCCCGACAGCGGCCCCTGCTCCCGCCCCTGGCTTCTTTGACGAACTGCTCGCGAACCCGCTGATCCTCGGTGTTGCCGCGCTGATCGCCCTGCTGGTCGGCTTCCTGCTGTACCGGGTCCTGGGGCGCAAGCGCCGCGAGGCAGGCGAGAGCGTGTTCCTCGAGAGCCGTATTCCCAAGGATTCCTTCTTCGGCGCCAGCGGCGGCGAGTCGGTGGACACGAAGAACCGGGGCAATTCAGTTGTTTCCTCGCTGTCTTACTCGCCGAGCCAGCTCGACGCCGGCGACGTCGATCCGGTGGCTGAAGCCGACGTCTACCTGGCCTATGGCCGCGACCTGCAGGCGGAGGAAATCCTGCGCGAAGCCCTGCGCGTCACGCCCGAGCGCACCGCCATCCACCTCAAGCTCCTCGAGATTCACGCCAAGCGGCGCGACCTGCGCGCCTACGAGGCTCTCGCGTCGGACGTACACAAGCTGACCGGCGGCACCGGGAGCGATTGGAACCGTGTCGCGGAAATGGGCAAAGAGCTGGATCCGGGCAACCCGTTGTACGAGGCAGGCGGCCGGAACGTCACCGCCGCGGAAGCCGCTGCCTTCGCCGGCACCCTGGCTGCCGCAACGGCAACGCCAGCGGCGCCGGCCGCTGCGCCGGCACCAGCCCCGGCGGTTGCCGCCCCGCCCCCCGCCTTCGTTCCTTCGGTCGCGCCGCTGGATTTCGATCTGGACCTGAGCAAACCTCCGGCGCCCACTCCCGTCAGCGCCAGCTTGCCGCAATCACAGGTTCAGGTGCCCTCGCAGGCGCCGCGTACGACGGTGACGAATGGAAGCCATTCGGGCCCCACCGTCCCGAACAGCAAGCCCGACCTGCACAACGATTTCGACACGGCTCCCGGCTTTCTTGAGCCGACGACGGTACGCGCCCCGCTGATATCCAACGATGACATGAGCCAGCCGGCGACGCTGCGCGCCGGCCTGCCGGGCGACTCCGGGTTCATCGAGTTCGACATGAGCTCCATGGCCGGCTTGCGTGCCCCCGCCGACACCGAGCGCGGCCGCCTGGAGCCCATGGCCGAGGAAAGCGGCGAAAGCCCGCATGCCATCAAGTTGTCGCTGGCACGCGAACTGAAGGCGCTCGGCGATGTCGAAGGTGCCCGCTCGCTGGTCGAGGAAGTGGCCGCGGACGGCTCGGGCGATGTGAAGGCCGAAGCCAAGCAACTGCTCGGCCAACTGCGCTGA
- the truA gene encoding tRNA pseudouridine(38-40) synthase TruA, translating into MRLALGVRYQGQAYEGWQSQLSGRTVQDKLEAALGRFARQPISTLCAGRTDAGVHALMQVVHFDTSIERAPVSWVRGTNRFLPDDIAVQWAQPVPRQFHCRASALTRRYLYVLSQSPVRPSLDAGRVGWSIYALDGDAMRAAAAMLLGPHDFSSFRASACQALSPIKDLRRIEITRRGENDRCRWHFEFEADAFLHHMIRNIMGCLVRIGHGKARPEWMREVLEARSRLVAAPTFSPNGLYFLGPLYDAGWGLPAEATLQAGRATYDGPP; encoded by the coding sequence GTGAGGCTGGCCCTCGGCGTCCGCTACCAGGGCCAAGCCTACGAGGGCTGGCAGAGCCAGCTTTCGGGCCGTACCGTCCAGGACAAGCTGGAGGCTGCGCTGGGCCGCTTCGCCAGGCAGCCTATCTCCACCTTGTGTGCCGGGCGGACCGACGCCGGCGTCCACGCGCTGATGCAGGTGGTGCACTTCGACACTTCGATCGAGCGCGCGCCGGTCTCCTGGGTCCGCGGCACCAATCGGTTTTTGCCGGACGACATCGCGGTGCAATGGGCGCAGCCCGTGCCGCGCCAGTTCCATTGCCGCGCCAGCGCTCTGACGCGGCGCTACCTTTACGTGCTGTCACAGTCACCCGTGCGCCCGAGCCTGGATGCGGGCCGCGTCGGCTGGTCGATCTACGCGCTCGACGGCGACGCGATGCGCGCTGCCGCGGCCATGCTGCTGGGCCCGCACGACTTCAGCTCCTTCCGGGCCTCGGCCTGCCAGGCGCTGTCGCCCATCAAGGACCTGCGGCGCATCGAGATCACGCGCAGGGGCGAGAACGACCGCTGCCGCTGGCACTTCGAGTTCGAGGCAGATGCCTTCCTGCACCACATGATCCGCAACATCATGGGCTGTCTGGTCCGCATCGGCCATGGCAAGGCCCGGCCGGAATGGATGCGCGAAGTGCTGGAGGCGCGCAGCCGCCTGGTTGCCGCGCCGACCTTCTCGCCCAACGGGCTCTACTTCCTCGGACCGCTCTATGACGCTGGCTGGGGTCTTCCGGCCGAGGCGACGCTGCAAGCAGGCCGCGCTACGTATGATGGTCCGCCATGA
- a CDS encoding phosphoribosylanthranilate isomerase has product MNTAVRTRIKICGLTREQDVDAAVEAGADAVGFVLYPASPRAVTAARARQLAARLPPFVMPVLLFVNEPAPAALAALQSVPGAMAQFHGDESPEQCWDASGRGAHRFMRAARIPLGPAGASFDLVKYASDYSHALAILLDAHVEAFGGGGKAFDWSLLPPAVDAHLVLSGGLAPANVGDGIRRLRTAAKSLAVDVSSGVEAAKGIKDAAKIREFVAAVRAADALT; this is encoded by the coding sequence ATGAACACAGCCGTCCGCACACGCATCAAGATCTGCGGACTGACCCGCGAGCAGGACGTCGACGCCGCCGTTGAAGCGGGTGCCGATGCGGTGGGCTTCGTGCTCTACCCGGCCAGCCCGCGGGCGGTGACCGCAGCGCGAGCGCGTCAGCTGGCTGCGCGGTTGCCGCCCTTCGTCATGCCGGTCCTGTTGTTCGTCAACGAGCCCGCGCCTGCGGCACTGGCGGCCCTGCAAAGCGTGCCTGGCGCCATGGCCCAGTTCCACGGGGATGAATCGCCGGAACAATGTTGGGATGCGAGCGGCCGCGGTGCCCACCGATTCATGCGTGCAGCCCGCATTCCACTCGGGCCTGCAGGCGCCAGCTTCGACCTCGTAAAATACGCCTCCGATTACTCCCACGCGCTGGCCATCCTGCTCGACGCCCATGTCGAAGCGTTTGGCGGGGGCGGCAAGGCATTCGATTGGTCACTTCTTCCACCCGCCGTCGACGCTCACCTCGTCTTGAGTGGTGGGCTCGCACCTGCAAACGTGGGCGATGGCATTCGCCGCTTGCGCACGGCCGCGAAGTCGCTGGCCGTTGACGTGAGTTCCGGCGTCGAGGCCGCCAAGGGCATCAAGGACGCCGCGAAGATCCGCGAATTCGTGGCCGCCGTACGGGCGGCCGATGCATTGACCTAG
- the trpB gene encoding tryptophan synthase subunit beta, with the protein MNSYDQPDPSGHFGIYGGTFASETLTHAINELREAYAKYKDDPEFQAEFRYELAHFVGRPSPIYHAARTSREMGGAQIYLKREDLNHTGAHKINNTIGQAMLARRMGKPRVIAETGAGQHGVATATICARYGLECVVYMGSQDVKRQSPNVYRMNLLGATVVPVESGSKTLKDALNEAMRDWVTNVENTFYIIGTVAGPHPYPMMVRDFQRVIGDECIAQMPAMLAAQGITGEAEGRQPDVVVACVGGGSNAMGIFHPYIPFASTRLIGVEAAGEGLDSGKHAASILRGSPGVLHGNRTYLLQNEDGQVTETHSISAGLDYPGVGPEHAHLADIGRAEYVGVTDAEALEAFHYLCRTEGIIPALESSHAVAYAMKLAKTMRSDQSILVNLSGRGDKDIGTVADLSGVDFYDRPSMRGLGVKGGKA; encoded by the coding sequence ATGAACAGCTACGACCAACCCGATCCCAGCGGCCATTTCGGCATCTACGGCGGCACCTTCGCCAGCGAGACGCTGACCCACGCGATCAACGAATTGCGCGAGGCCTACGCGAAATACAAGGACGACCCCGAGTTCCAGGCCGAATTCCGCTACGAGCTCGCGCATTTCGTGGGCCGTCCCTCGCCGATCTACCACGCGGCACGAACCAGCCGTGAAATGGGCGGCGCACAGATTTACCTGAAGCGCGAGGACCTGAACCATACTGGCGCACACAAGATCAACAACACCATCGGCCAGGCGATGCTCGCACGGCGCATGGGCAAGCCACGCGTGATCGCCGAGACCGGCGCTGGCCAGCACGGCGTCGCCACGGCCACCATTTGCGCCCGTTACGGGCTCGAATGCGTGGTCTACATGGGCAGCCAGGACGTCAAGCGCCAGAGCCCGAACGTCTATCGCATGAATTTGCTGGGCGCGACGGTGGTCCCGGTCGAATCAGGCAGCAAAACCCTGAAGGACGCGCTGAACGAGGCAATGCGCGACTGGGTCACCAACGTCGAGAACACCTTCTACATCATCGGCACCGTGGCCGGCCCGCATCCTTACCCGATGATGGTGCGCGACTTCCAGCGCGTGATCGGCGACGAGTGCATTGCGCAGATGCCGGCGATGCTGGCGGCACAAGGCATCACCGGCGAGGCGGAGGGCCGGCAGCCCGACGTGGTGGTGGCTTGCGTGGGCGGCGGCAGCAACGCGATGGGCATCTTCCATCCCTACATCCCCTTCGCGAGCACGCGCCTCATCGGCGTCGAAGCGGCCGGCGAAGGCCTGGACAGCGGCAAGCACGCGGCCTCGATCCTGCGCGGCAGCCCCGGCGTGCTGCACGGCAATCGCACGTACCTGCTGCAGAACGAGGACGGGCAGGTGACCGAGACCCACAGCATCAGCGCAGGCCTCGACTACCCCGGCGTCGGGCCCGAGCATGCCCACCTGGCCGATATCGGCCGTGCCGAGTACGTGGGGGTCACCGATGCCGAGGCGCTCGAGGCTTTCCACTACCTGTGCCGTACGGAGGGCATCATCCCGGCGCTCGAATCCAGCCATGCGGTGGCCTATGCCATGAAGCTGGCAAAGACCATGCGCTCCGACCAGTCGATCCTGGTCAACCTTTCAGGCCGCGGGGACAAGGACATCGGCACGGTCGCTGACCTCTCGGGCGTGGACTTCTATGACCGACCGTCGATGCGCGGCCTTGGGGTGAAGGGAGGCAAGGCATGA
- the trpA gene encoding tryptophan synthase subunit alpha produces MSRIAATFERLHGQARRALIPYVTAGFPYADITPELMHGMVEAGADVIELGVPFSDPMADGPVIQAAGEAALALGVGMKQVLAMVSTFRGADDVTPVVLMGYANPIERYDGVHGKGSFIRDAAAAGVDGLLVVDYPPEECEDFAAGLQAHGIDLIFLLAPTSTPERMAQVGRIATGYVYYVSLKGVTGAGHLDTEAVGRMIPRIREHVKLPVGVGFGIRDARSAQAVGSAADAVVIGTRIIQLMDGQPREQVVPLVREFLSEIREALDALPAATAKNAAGR; encoded by the coding sequence ATGAGCCGGATCGCCGCCACCTTCGAGCGCCTGCACGGTCAGGCCCGCAGGGCACTGATTCCTTACGTCACGGCCGGCTTCCCCTATGCCGACATCACGCCCGAGCTGATGCACGGCATGGTGGAAGCAGGCGCCGATGTGATCGAGCTCGGCGTGCCCTTTTCCGACCCGATGGCTGACGGCCCCGTAATCCAGGCTGCCGGCGAAGCCGCACTGGCGCTGGGCGTCGGCATGAAGCAAGTGCTGGCCATGGTGAGCACCTTTCGCGGCGCCGACGATGTAACGCCCGTCGTATTGATGGGCTACGCCAATCCGATCGAACGCTACGATGGCGTGCACGGCAAGGGCAGCTTCATCCGCGATGCCGCGGCCGCCGGTGTCGACGGCCTGCTGGTGGTCGACTACCCGCCCGAAGAATGCGAGGACTTCGCCGCAGGCCTGCAGGCGCATGGCATCGACCTGATCTTCCTGCTGGCTCCCACCAGCACACCCGAGCGGATGGCGCAGGTCGGCCGCATCGCCACAGGGTATGTCTACTACGTTTCGCTGAAGGGCGTGACAGGCGCCGGGCACCTCGACACCGAGGCGGTGGGCCGGATGATCCCGCGCATTCGCGAGCACGTGAAGCTGCCGGTGGGCGTCGGCTTTGGCATCCGCGATGCACGCAGTGCGCAGGCGGTGGGCTCGGCGGCGGACGCGGTGGTGATCGGCACCCGCATCATCCAGCTGATGGACGGGCAGCCGCGCGAGCAGGTGGTGCCGCTGGTGCGCGAATTCCTGTCCGAGATCCGGGAAGCGCTGGATGCGCTGCCGGCTGCAACGGCCAAGAATGCAGCTGGCCGATAA